In one window of Oncorhynchus kisutch isolate 150728-3 linkage group LG16, Okis_V2, whole genome shotgun sequence DNA:
- the LOC109906834 gene encoding claudin-7-A-like, which translates to MANSGVQLLGFALSLVGVIALIVGTILPQWKMSAYVGDNIITAVAMYQGLWMSCAFQSTGQLQCKIYDSILQLDGTLQATRALMIVGIIVSIAGLGVATMGMKCTTCGGNNKVWKSRTAMTGGVILLVGALCALVACSWFAHNLIRAFYNPYSPVNTKFEFGAAIFIAWGGSFLDLLGGAMLASSCPRSKKPVPKYPVMSGMSALSPSSSTKEYV; encoded by the exons ATGGCAAACTCGGGAGTTCAACTTTTAGGATTCGCCCTGTCACTCGTCGGTGTCATTGCACTTATCGTGGGGACCATTCTTCCACAGTGGAAGATGTCTGCGTACGTAGGAGACAACATCATAACGGCGGTTGCCATGTACCAAGGACTATGGATGTCATGCGCTTTTCAGAGCACAGGGCAGCTCCAATGTAAAATCTACGACTCGATCCTGCAGCTAGACG GCACTCTCCAGGCCACCCGTGCCCTGATGATTGTTGGCATCATCGTATCCATCGCTGGGCTGGGCGTGGCCACCATGGGCATGAAGTGTACCACTTGTGGAGGAAACAACAAAGTGTGGAAGTCTCGCACCGCCATGACTGGAGGCGTCATTCTACTGGTTGGAg CTCTGTGTGCATTAGTGGCCTGCTCGTGGTTCGCTCATAATCTCATCCGGGCCTTCTATAACCCGTATTCTCCTGTCAACACCAA GTTTGAGTTTGGGGCAGCCATCTTCATCGCCTGGGGGGGTTCTTTCCTGGACCTGCTGGGGGGAGCCATGCTGGCATCTTCCTGCCCCAGGAGTAAAAAGCCGGTGCCCAAATACCCTGTCATGAGTGGCATGAGTGCTCTCTCACCATCCAGCAGCACCAAGGAGTACGTGTGA